taatttttttcactttaatTTGTTCTAGTTATGGCATGGATCTAAATGGCGCGAGGCGAAAAAATGCGACACGGGAAACAACGAGCACGCTGAAAGCGTGGTTAAACGAGCACAAGAAGAATCCGTATCCCACGAAAGGCGAAAAGATCATGCTGGCTATTATTACCAAGATGACACTGACGCAAGTGTCGACGTGGTTCGCAAACGCGCGGAggcgtttaaaaaaagaaaataaaatgacgtGGGAGCCAAGAAACCGTGTCGAAGACGAAGATAACAATAACGAGGACGACGATAGCGGGAGGAAGAGCGTCGACGAGAAAGATCGGCTAGGTGAGTGTCTTGTCCTCTATATTTCTTAGTTTTAAtcatattacttattaatcaTCGATGTTATCAACCATGTCGACCAATAATATGATTACCGTACTCCTGGAGATTCTTCtgtttaaattgttaaataaattcgaagctttttaagaaattaaaaattcaaaccGGAGCCAACATTGTTCCGAATTACGACGCTCGACTTTTTCTTCTTGGTTCAGATTCGAAAGACTCAGGTACAGGTTCCAGCGAGGACGGGGAACGACCGGCGCACCGTTTGGACCTACTGCACGGTGGCAGTGGCGGATCGGCGGGCGTTCAAGGTAGGACCGAGAGCGAGTGGAGCGAGTCGCGAGCGGACAGTGGCCCGGACAGTCCGGAATGCCTGTACGATCAGAGGGAGCCGAGGCATCCGCTGCAGCTGCAGCATCCGGCGTATCTCACCCCGAATCACGGCCGGTTGTTGCGTCATCCCTCGCCGGAGAGCACATCGCCGGGTAGCCAGCACCATCATCTGCCGCCGAGCACCAGCGCGCCGTCCACAGTCAGCGCGGTGACGACGAAGCCGCGGATCTGGTCGCTGGCGGATATGGCGAGCAAGGACGGCGATCAGCAAAGTACGAATCCAGCCACGATGACGGCCCTCACGTCACCTTACAGCGGAACGGGCGGAGGCGGAGGTGGCattggcggtggcggtggtggtggaGGAGGTGGAGGTGGCGGCACCACAGGGGGCAAGCTCGTGAGCCCTTTGGCCAGTCGACTGCCGCCTCATCATCCTCTCCATCCGATACATCCGGGCACGCAGTTCGTAAGACCGCATCCGGACTTCTACAGGAACCTGTACGGCGCGTCCCATCTCGGCTCCGGTGACATATCCCTGCTTGAGACGTACTCGAGGACTCTGGGTGGACTAGGCGGCGTGATACCGCCATCCACGGCCCCGAGCATACTTACGTCTTCGTCCTCATCGATCTCCGCCGCCGGTACCGTGAAACCTTTCTCGATCAACGGCGGTAGCGGCGCGGCTGGCGGCACCACCGCCGGCTCGACCGTTTTACTGACCACCGCGTCCTCCGGTctgtcgccgtcgtcgtcgtcgacggcGTCGTCGGGCGGGTCCGATCATTCGCCCCATCCGGCGAGCGCCGGCCTACCCGCGACTCAGGAACTCAAATCTCCTGGACGGGTGTGACTCGACGTAGCGACCGATCGCTAAAGAGACGTTATTTATCGCGGGCGCGCGCTGTGTATCGGCGGGCGTTTTGTGTGGTGTGGCTGACAATAATCAGAGACTACAACCTTGTAATTAGTGTACAGTAAAACGGGAGATGATGAGATATACTGCCCCCCAACCCGCTCCTCGTTCCTagtcttttcgtttttttttctttttcaatgtCATCGTCGATGTTCCTTTTATCTCTCGTTGCCTACCCCCTCCCTCTCCGACTTTTCATCCAAGTTTATTTTCCGTAAACGCAATTActctcgataaaaaaaagggaaaactTGTTAGTACCGACTACCTATAGTGGCTCTATCGCGGTATAACCGTACAACAACTAGCGCGTCAAGAACAGTACTATTACACTCGACAGTACtattacacacatataaatattataaatatctaaagatatacaataatataattaatattatttatgcgtTTGTAAATAGTAGAAGAAAGGCCCAGTAGAGAAATCCGGCCAGTGTATGTATTGTATGTAGAGTAGACACTATATTACTAGCCTACCTGAGATCATAATTCATATTAAtgacgattattattattatgattattatgattattattatgattgttattgcaatgtttataatattatcgatTCACGTCGACTCGGTCGAGCATGACGAGGTATGGGTCGTTAGTCGCGGCGACAGATTGCGAGGGATCGCCGGAGTGTATAGACATAAGAGATTCTTGGAGGTCAGTCCTTGGTTCCTCTTCTTGTAAGTATCttctctcttatttattttgctaaaaattaTTGGCTTGTGATAATTTTTCGCAAGAACGCGGATAAAGGCTGCCGAATCGCGAATCGATTGTGTGACTTTCCGTCGACTCGCGCAATTATAATGACGTCGCTCGCAATCTGCTTGCGAACACAACTCCGTCGCGTCCCGTCGTCGTTGCGTAGAAAAGGAACGTTCTAAGTTACACGAAGGTGAAGCCACGGGCACCACAACGGCTGTCAACATATCATGTCATGTCGAGAGTGAACGATCGCCATCACCTTTTAGTCATTCGTGTCCAAAATTTCACGCGAACTCGCCGATGTCACACTGACATGTGACGTCAACGCGCAGACTGTGTCCTTTCGCAATAAACGAATCATTACGGAAAACAAACGAGTTTCTCATTTCTGACCTATAACTCTCTTCGCCAATTATACtgccaaatatttatatgtgcaTACTAAGTGTTTATTATTCCTTCTTTATGTAAGtctctaaaaaaatgtatcttatatttaaaattaatttttttcatgtgaAAAGTTatcgttgtttttttttttcgattatacTGCCAGTTCGGAGATATTCCGTATATGTATCGAACTTATCGAACGACTTGATAATCGAATACAATTCAGTATTCTTGGGCATACGCCGCTTTTCCGAGTCGGGTAACATGTTGATTATTATGCCATTCGAGTCGAGGGCCTAATCGTGCATCGTGTGTAATTCAGCAGAGACAATACATACACGAGGAGGCTTCTAGTCGACTGTAGGGGACTA
The Temnothorax longispinosus isolate EJ_2023e chromosome 7, Tlon_JGU_v1, whole genome shotgun sequence DNA segment above includes these coding regions:
- the Mirr gene encoding uncharacterized protein Mirr is translated as MSQFSFRGSPNLQCPVTVNSSLAPSSVSPATGAILSAGGSSLVSSVTASTTTNHPLDVAGLTQARMAVTSAIVRPPGSPTTSVSPSQGHPPPSAGGPTAARCCDTGRPIFTDPLTGQTVCSCQYELLGGYQRLGGLPTAALSMYSAPYAAAAAAAASEGMAAYFPSLSAEQAPFYTPTAAGLDLKENLGAGAAAAWPYPSMYHPYDAAFASYPFNGYGMDLNGARRKNATRETTSTLKAWLNEHKKNPYPTKGEKIMLAIITKMTLTQVSTWFANARRRLKKENKMTWEPRNRVEDEDNNNEDDDSGRKSVDEKDRLDSKDSGTGSSEDGERPAHRLDLLHGGSGGSAGVQGRTESEWSESRADSGPDSPECLYDQREPRHPLQLQHPAYLTPNHGRLLRHPSPESTSPGSQHHHLPPSTSAPSTVSAVTTKPRIWSLADMASKDGDQQSTNPATMTALTSPYSGTGGGGGGIGGGGGGGGGGGGGTTGGKLVSPLASRLPPHHPLHPIHPGTQFVRPHPDFYRNLYGASHLGSGDISLLETYSRTLGGLGGVIPPSTAPSILTSSSSSISAAGTVKPFSINGGSGAAGGTTAGSTVLLTTASSGLSPSSSSTASSGGSDHSPHPASAGLPATQELKSPGRV